One genomic segment of Desulfomicrobium sp. ZS1 includes these proteins:
- the hysA gene encoding NiFeSe hydrogenase large subunit HysA, which translates to MSQAATPAADGKVKISIDPLTRVEGHLKIEVEVKDGKVVDAKCSGGMFRGFEQILRGRDPRDSSQIVQRICGVCPTAHCTASVMAQDDAFGVKVTTNGRITRNLIFGANYLQSHILHFYHLAALDYVKGPDVSPFVPRYANADLLTDRIKDGAKADATNTYGLNQYLKALEIRRICHEMVAMFGGRMPHVQGMVVGGATEIPTAEKVAEYAARFKEVQKFVIEEYLPLIYTLGSVYTDLFETGIGWKNVIAFGVFPEDDDYKTFLLKPGVYIDGKDEEFDSKLVKEYVGHSFFDQSAPGGLHYSVGETNPNPDKPGAYSFIKAPRYKDKPCEVGPLARMWVQNPELSPVGQKLLKELYGIEAKNFRDLGDKAFSIMGRHVARAEETWVTSVAVEKWLKQVQPGAETYVKSEIPDAAEGTGFTEAPRGSLLHYLKIKDKKIENYQIVSATLWNANPRDDMGQRGPIEEALIGVPVPDIKNPVNVGRLVRSYDPULGCAVHVLHAETGEEHVVNID; encoded by the coding sequence GTGTCACAAGCAGCTACTCCCGCAGCTGACGGGAAAGTTAAGATTTCCATTGATCCGTTGACTCGGGTTGAAGGTCATCTCAAGATTGAGGTTGAAGTCAAGGACGGCAAGGTCGTCGATGCCAAGTGTTCCGGCGGAATGTTCCGCGGGTTCGAGCAGATTCTGCGCGGTCGCGATCCCAGGGATTCTTCCCAGATCGTACAGCGCATCTGCGGCGTGTGCCCCACGGCGCACTGTACGGCTTCCGTCATGGCCCAGGATGACGCCTTTGGCGTCAAAGTAACTACCAATGGCCGCATTACCCGTAACCTGATCTTCGGTGCCAACTATCTGCAGTCTCATATTCTGCATTTTTATCACTTGGCCGCCCTGGATTATGTCAAGGGTCCCGATGTATCTCCTTTTGTTCCCCGTTACGCCAATGCGGATCTTTTGACGGATCGCATCAAGGACGGGGCCAAGGCTGATGCAACCAACACCTACGGCTTGAATCAGTACCTCAAGGCACTGGAAATCCGCCGCATCTGTCATGAGATGGTCGCCATGTTCGGCGGTCGCATGCCTCATGTTCAGGGCATGGTCGTGGGCGGTGCAACCGAGATTCCCACGGCGGAAAAGGTTGCCGAATACGCAGCCCGTTTCAAGGAAGTCCAGAAGTTCGTGATCGAGGAATATCTGCCTTTGATCTACACTCTGGGTTCCGTGTACACCGATCTGTTCGAGACCGGTATCGGCTGGAAGAACGTCATCGCTTTCGGTGTTTTTCCCGAAGACGACGACTACAAGACCTTCCTGCTCAAACCCGGCGTTTACATCGACGGCAAGGATGAGGAATTCGATTCCAAGCTGGTCAAGGAATATGTCGGACATTCCTTCTTTGATCAGTCTGCTCCCGGCGGCCTGCACTACAGCGTCGGCGAGACGAATCCCAATCCGGACAAGCCCGGTGCGTACAGCTTCATCAAGGCTCCCCGTTACAAGGACAAGCCCTGTGAAGTCGGTCCGCTGGCCCGTATGTGGGTCCAGAACCCGGAACTGAGCCCCGTCGGCCAGAAACTGCTCAAGGAACTCTACGGCATTGAAGCCAAGAACTTCCGTGATCTGGGCGACAAGGCTTTCTCCATCATGGGTCGCCACGTGGCTCGTGCCGAGGAAACCTGGGTTACCTCTGTTGCCGTTGAAAAATGGCTCAAGCAGGTTCAGCCCGGCGCCGAAACCTACGTCAAGTCCGAGATCCCGGATGCCGCCGAAGGCACCGGTTTCACCGAGGCTCCCCGCGGCTCCTTGCTGCATTACCTGAAGATCAAGGACAAGAAGATCGAGAATTATCAGATCGTGTCTGCGACTCTTTGGAACGCCAACCCCAGAGATGATATGGGCCAGCGCGGTCCGATCGAGGAAGCCCTCATCGGCGTGCCGGTTCCCGACATCAAGAATCCCGTCAATGTGGGGCGCCTAGTTCGCTCCTACGACCCGTGACTGGGCTGTGCCGTGCACGTGCTGCACGCTGAGACCGGTGAAGAACACGTTGTCAACATTGACTAA
- a CDS encoding ABC transporter substrate-binding protein produces MLKLVVTMLILCAVTSDASTQFNLSIVHSYHKEYAWEQSLTSGLLDSLPKNANLDHFYLDTKRLPKTQHAERAKTVLQQLAASQPDLIILCDDNAAKYLGPHLKNGSTPVVYVGINRNPRDYGLFPAINMTGILERPLLKRSLHSMCRLVNTADTKVLVLFDSDATSDAVLHEAFKGEAYFNLGKVRVELKQFELLENWQNALRNAKAEGFDTVYIGLYHTLRNSVGEHVPDEEVIAWANTHAPVPIFAFWDFAVGTGKTIGGYVLSGRDQGLAGGEIVTEILNGRSPSTIPPRSAKEGSYQFSIHELNRFGITLPQKIRQQAVLLP; encoded by the coding sequence ATGCTGAAGCTGGTCGTGACTATGCTTATCTTGTGTGCGGTCACATCCGACGCATCAACACAATTTAATCTAAGCATTGTTCATAGCTATCACAAGGAGTACGCTTGGGAGCAAAGTTTGACCAGCGGCCTTTTAGACTCCTTGCCGAAAAACGCAAACCTTGACCATTTTTACCTGGACACCAAGCGCCTGCCAAAAACCCAGCACGCGGAGCGTGCCAAAACAGTTTTGCAGCAACTGGCCGCAAGCCAACCGGACCTGATCATCCTCTGCGACGACAATGCGGCCAAATATCTGGGCCCGCACCTCAAAAACGGTTCCACTCCGGTCGTATACGTCGGCATCAATCGCAACCCCAGAGATTACGGCCTCTTTCCTGCCATTAACATGACCGGGATTCTCGAACGTCCTCTTCTCAAGCGTTCGCTGCATTCCATGTGCCGACTGGTCAATACGGCCGACACCAAGGTGCTTGTCCTTTTTGACTCCGACGCCACCTCCGATGCCGTGCTGCACGAAGCGTTCAAGGGAGAGGCGTATTTCAACCTGGGCAAGGTGCGCGTCGAACTCAAGCAATTCGAATTGTTGGAAAACTGGCAAAACGCACTTCGTAACGCCAAAGCCGAGGGTTTTGACACCGTTTATATCGGCCTTTACCACACTTTACGCAACAGCGTGGGCGAACATGTGCCGGATGAAGAGGTGATCGCCTGGGCCAACACCCATGCTCCTGTACCCATTTTCGCTTTTTGGGATTTTGCGGTAGGAACGGGCAAAACAATTGGCGGATATGTGCTCAGCGGACGCGACCAAGGTCTGGCCGGCGGCGAGATCGTGACCGAAATTCTGAACGGCAGATCTCCATCAACAATCCCCCCCCGTTCCGCAAAGGAAGGTTCATACCAGTTCAGCATTCATGAACTGAATCGATTCGGCATTACACTGCCGCAAAAAATCCGGCAACAGGCAGTCCTGCTTCCCTGA
- a CDS encoding PFL family protein, whose product MLNDREVLSTLSMIKNENLDVRTVTLGISLFDCASHDLSRFTDTIYKRITTLARDLVTVCDEVGDRYGIPVVNKRISVSPIAVAAAPFDSRGMVEVAKTLDQAAKDVNVDFIGGFGALVEKGMAKGDLALIDAIPEALDVTHRMCSSINVATTRAGINMDAVALMGRTIKAAAARTADRDGLGCAKLVVFANIPEDVPFMAGAYLGVGEASSVINVGVSGPGVVKKAIDRALQDNPGAHLGELADVIKRTAYKVTRVGEIIGREVARILAVEFGIVDLSLAPTPNVGDSVGEIFQALGLGAIGVPGSTAALAMLNDAVKKGGAFASSRVGGLSGAFIPVSEDLNIAAAAAAGHLCLEKLEAMTAVCSVGLDMVALPGDTTAETLSAIIADEMAIGMINKKTTACRLIPVPGKKAGDRVYFGGLLGEAEIMPVRSNGVSAGFINRGGGIPAPLQALIN is encoded by the coding sequence ATGCTTAACGACCGCGAGGTTCTTTCAACCCTTTCCATGATCAAGAACGAGAATCTGGACGTACGCACAGTGACGCTCGGCATCAGCCTGTTCGACTGCGCGTCCCACGACTTGTCCAGATTTACCGATACCATATATAAACGCATCACCACCCTGGCCAGAGATCTGGTCACTGTGTGCGACGAGGTCGGGGACCGTTACGGCATTCCCGTCGTCAACAAGCGCATTTCGGTCAGTCCCATCGCCGTGGCCGCCGCTCCCTTCGACAGCCGGGGCATGGTCGAGGTGGCGAAGACCCTGGATCAGGCCGCCAAGGACGTGAACGTCGATTTTATCGGCGGATTCGGCGCCTTGGTCGAAAAAGGGATGGCCAAGGGCGATCTGGCCCTTATCGACGCCATCCCCGAGGCTCTGGATGTCACCCATCGCATGTGCTCATCCATCAATGTGGCCACGACCCGGGCGGGCATCAACATGGACGCCGTGGCCCTTATGGGGCGGACCATCAAGGCCGCTGCCGCGCGCACGGCCGACCGTGACGGCCTGGGCTGCGCTAAGTTGGTGGTTTTCGCCAATATTCCCGAGGACGTGCCTTTCATGGCAGGCGCCTATCTGGGCGTGGGCGAGGCCAGTTCGGTCATCAATGTCGGCGTCAGCGGCCCTGGCGTGGTCAAGAAGGCCATCGACCGCGCCTTGCAGGACAATCCGGGCGCGCACTTGGGCGAGTTGGCCGACGTGATCAAACGTACGGCTTACAAGGTCACCCGCGTGGGCGAGATCATCGGCCGCGAAGTGGCCCGTATTCTGGCCGTGGAATTCGGCATTGTCGATTTGTCCCTGGCCCCGACTCCCAACGTTGGCGATAGCGTGGGCGAGATATTTCAGGCCCTGGGTTTGGGAGCCATTGGCGTGCCCGGTTCCACGGCGGCCTTGGCCATGCTTAACGATGCGGTCAAGAAGGGCGGCGCTTTCGCCAGTTCGCGCGTCGGTGGCTTGAGCGGTGCATTCATTCCCGTCAGCGAGGATCTGAACATTGCGGCTGCCGCTGCCGCCGGACACCTTTGTCTTGAAAAATTGGAAGCCATGACCGCCGTGTGCTCAGTCGGGCTCGATATGGTGGCCTTGCCGGGCGATACCACGGCCGAAACTTTGTCCGCGATCATTGCTGACGAAATGGCCATCGGCATGATTAACAAGAAGACCACGGCCTGTCGCCTCATCCCGGTGCCCGGTAAAAAGGCCGGCGACCGGGTGTATTTCGGCGGCTTGCTGGGCGAGGCCGAAATCATGCCCGTGCGCAGCAACGGTGTTTCCGCGGGCTTCATCAATCGTGGCGGAGGCATTCCGGCGCCTTTGCAGGCCCTCATTAATTGA
- the hysD gene encoding NiFeSe hydrogenase maturation protease, whose protein sequence is MKRLLVLGVGNLLLTDDGAGVHAVKDLGQENEWDSDKVDFLDGATFTQDIFYIFQEYERVLVLDTVKGGREPGTVYRFTEENLRDNYQQRLSLHDIDLLDSLKMAELLGNKPELMVIGIEPLTISEWSMELSAPVKAKYPKFLEAARREIRTLVS, encoded by the coding sequence ATGAAACGACTTTTGGTGCTCGGAGTGGGCAATCTTCTGTTGACCGATGATGGCGCCGGCGTGCACGCGGTCAAAGATTTAGGCCAGGAAAACGAATGGGATTCGGACAAGGTCGATTTTCTGGACGGAGCGACCTTTACGCAGGATATTTTTTATATTTTTCAGGAATACGAACGCGTTCTTGTCCTCGACACCGTCAAGGGCGGCCGGGAACCTGGAACGGTGTATCGTTTTACGGAGGAGAATCTGCGGGACAATTATCAGCAGCGTTTGTCGCTGCATGACATCGATCTGCTGGATTCGCTGAAAATGGCGGAGTTGTTGGGTAATAAACCCGAGCTCATGGTCATCGGTATCGAACCTTTGACCATCAGCGAATGGTCCATGGAGTTGTCGGCTCCCGTCAAGGCCAAGTATCCGAAATTTCTGGAGGCAGCGCGCCGGGAAATTCGCACGCTCGTGTCTTGA
- a CDS encoding DUF2059 domain-containing protein, with amino-acid sequence MLKKFALLLCLMLICSTAYSGEKEHRALAEELIKITDGDTVMEKMKAQVTMIFQQIASQMNIQEADKPKLEKYSARFDTILKEEMSWEKVKTQYLDLYTSVFTEEETKGLVDFYKSDLGKKVTAKMPELMQQSMTVARTYMQGVVPKLEKLTEEMRVEFEGASSPAPATQAPQEEKKQ; translated from the coding sequence ATGTTGAAAAAATTTGCTTTACTTCTGTGCTTGATGCTGATCTGCAGCACTGCCTACAGCGGTGAAAAAGAACATCGGGCCCTGGCTGAAGAACTGATCAAAATCACCGACGGCGACACCGTCATGGAAAAAATGAAAGCCCAGGTGACCATGATTTTCCAGCAGATCGCGTCCCAGATGAACATCCAGGAAGCCGACAAGCCCAAGCTGGAAAAATACTCAGCCCGCTTTGACACCATCTTGAAAGAAGAGATGTCCTGGGAAAAGGTCAAGACGCAGTATCTGGATCTCTACACCTCCGTTTTCACCGAGGAAGAAACCAAAGGACTGGTCGACTTCTACAAATCCGACCTGGGCAAAAAGGTCACCGCGAAGATGCCCGAGCTCATGCAGCAGAGCATGACCGTGGCCCGTACCTATATGCAGGGCGTGGTACCTAAACTCGAAAAATTGACCGAGGAAATGCGTGTGGAGTTCGAGGGCGCGAGTTCCCCGGCCCCGGCCACGCAGGCTCCGCAGGAAGAAAAAAAGCAGTAG
- a CDS encoding glycine cleavage system protein R gives MNKFVLSVIGKDKPGILAKISTILFTHGCNIEDVSQTILQTEFASIFIVLNPDAHPLDEIGRSLNEALADMELSAHLRPMAAPVQVPAPDTQPFVITTKGADKPGTIAAVTGAIASLACNVVHFRAIITQDEGVDEMIMIFEVDVPAGVEHRHLRRVMQETCSGFGLDVSVQHRDIFETIHRV, from the coding sequence ATGAATAAATTCGTACTGTCGGTCATCGGCAAAGACAAGCCGGGCATCCTGGCAAAAATATCGACCATCCTGTTTACCCATGGTTGCAACATCGAAGATGTCAGCCAGACCATCCTGCAAACCGAGTTCGCATCCATCTTTATTGTTCTCAATCCCGACGCCCATCCGTTGGATGAGATCGGACGGAGTCTGAACGAGGCCCTTGCGGACATGGAACTCAGCGCTCATCTGCGGCCCATGGCCGCCCCGGTCCAGGTTCCCGCCCCGGACACCCAGCCCTTCGTCATCACCACCAAAGGCGCGGACAAACCCGGGACCATCGCCGCCGTGACCGGCGCCATCGCCTCCCTGGCCTGCAACGTGGTTCATTTCCGGGCCATTATCACCCAGGATGAAGGCGTGGACGAAATGATCATGATCTTCGAGGTCGATGTCCCCGCAGGCGTGGAGCATCGCCATCTGCGCCGGGTCATGCAGGAGACGTGCTCCGGATTCGGACTCGACGTGTCGGTCCAGCACCGCGATATTTTTGAAACGATTCACAGAGTTTAG
- a CDS encoding calcium/sodium antiporter has translation MFIPFLALCAGLALLVWSADHFIDGAASVARHFSMPPLLIGMIIVGFGTSTPEMVVSSLAAINGTPGIALGNAFGSNITNIALILGFTALLKPIEIHSQVLRKELPLLTAVTAVTAYLIHEGTLTRTDAVIMLVLFAGLMFWTVRQGMQTQGDPFGDEMGNELCAQCMPLGRAYFWLVTGLVLLIGSSRLLVWGAVEIAHALGVSDLIIGLTVVALGTSLPELASSIIASRKGEHDIALGNVLGSNLFNTLAVVGIAGVILPMDVEPGVIARDIPVMTALTLSLFLIGFRFKRPGRINRYGGAALLTCYIGYTAFLVRTTLFP, from the coding sequence ATGTTTATCCCTTTTCTCGCTCTTTGTGCCGGATTGGCCCTGCTTGTCTGGAGCGCGGACCATTTCATCGACGGCGCGGCCAGCGTCGCGCGCCATTTTTCCATGCCACCGTTGCTCATCGGCATGATCATTGTCGGCTTCGGGACTTCAACTCCAGAGATGGTCGTCTCCTCGCTGGCCGCCATAAATGGAACCCCCGGCATTGCCTTGGGCAATGCTTTCGGTTCGAATATCACAAACATAGCTCTCATCCTCGGCTTCACCGCCCTGCTCAAACCCATCGAGATCCATTCCCAGGTGCTGCGCAAGGAATTGCCGTTGCTCACAGCGGTGACCGCAGTGACGGCGTACCTTATTCACGAAGGAACCCTCACCCGCACTGATGCCGTGATCATGCTGGTTCTTTTTGCCGGGCTCATGTTCTGGACAGTGCGACAGGGAATGCAAACCCAGGGAGACCCCTTTGGCGACGAGATGGGCAACGAATTATGCGCGCAGTGCATGCCCCTCGGCCGCGCCTACTTTTGGCTCGTCACAGGGCTTGTGCTTCTCATCGGCAGCTCCCGCCTCTTGGTATGGGGCGCGGTGGAGATCGCGCATGCGCTTGGGGTGAGCGACCTCATCATTGGTCTAACCGTCGTTGCGCTGGGCACCTCGCTTCCGGAACTGGCGTCCTCGATAATAGCCAGTCGCAAGGGCGAACATGATATCGCGCTGGGCAATGTCCTAGGCTCCAACCTTTTCAACACCCTGGCCGTAGTGGGAATCGCCGGCGTTATCCTTCCCATGGACGTCGAACCCGGGGTCATTGCACGCGACATTCCGGTCATGACCGCTCTTACCCTTTCCCTGTTCCTGATCGGCTTCAGATTCAAGCGCCCCGGCCGCATCAACCGCTACGGGGGCGCAGCCCTGCTGACGTGCTATATCGGATACACTGCCTTTCTGGTCAGAACGACTCTCTTTCCATAA
- the hysB gene encoding NiFeSe hydrogenase small subunit yields the protein MSLSRREFVKLCSAGVAGLGISQIYHPGIVHAMTEGAKKAPVIWVQGQGCTGCSVSLLNAVHPRIKEILLDVISLEFHPTVMASEGEMALAHMYEIAEKFNGNFFLLVEGAIPTAKEGRYCIVGETLDAKGHHHEVTMMELIRDLAPKSLATVAVGTCSAFGGIPAAAGNVTGAKSVRDFFAEEKIEKLLVNVPGCPPHPDWMVGTLVAAWSHVLNPTEHPLPELDDDGRPLLFFGDNIHENCPYLDKYDNSEFAETFTKPGCKAELGCKGPSTYADCAKRRWNNGINWCVENAVCIGCVEPDFPDGKSPFYVAE from the coding sequence ATGAGTCTTAGCAGACGTGAGTTCGTAAAACTGTGCTCCGCAGGTGTCGCCGGATTGGGAATCTCCCAGATTTATCATCCGGGCATCGTGCACGCCATGACCGAAGGGGCCAAAAAAGCTCCGGTCATTTGGGTACAGGGACAGGGTTGTACAGGTTGTTCCGTTTCTCTGCTCAACGCAGTCCATCCCAGAATCAAGGAGATTCTGTTGGATGTGATCAGCCTTGAGTTCCATCCCACCGTCATGGCAAGTGAAGGTGAGATGGCATTGGCGCACATGTACGAAATTGCTGAAAAGTTTAACGGCAACTTTTTCTTGCTGGTGGAAGGTGCCATCCCCACCGCCAAGGAAGGTCGCTACTGCATTGTCGGTGAAACTCTTGATGCCAAAGGGCATCACCATGAAGTCACCATGATGGAACTGATTCGGGATCTGGCACCCAAGTCTCTGGCCACAGTGGCCGTGGGCACTTGTTCCGCTTTTGGCGGCATTCCTGCCGCTGCAGGCAACGTCACCGGCGCCAAGAGCGTTCGTGACTTCTTTGCCGAAGAGAAGATCGAAAAACTGCTGGTCAACGTGCCCGGATGTCCGCCCCATCCGGACTGGATGGTCGGCACGCTGGTTGCCGCGTGGAGCCATGTCCTCAATCCGACCGAGCATCCCCTGCCCGAGTTGGATGATGACGGCCGCCCGCTGCTGTTCTTTGGCGACAACATCCACGAGAACTGTCCGTATCTTGATAAGTACGACAACTCCGAATTCGCGGAAACCTTCACCAAGCCGGGCTGCAAGGCCGAACTTGGCTGTAAGGGTCCGTCCACCTATGCCGATTGCGCCAAGCGTCGCTGGAACAACGGCATCAACTGGTGTGTCGAGAACGCCGTGTGTATCGGCTGTGTGGAACCGGACTTTCCGGATGGAAAGTCTCCTTTCTATGTAGCGGAATAA
- the purT gene encoding formate-dependent phosphoribosylglycinamide formyltransferase produces the protein MAQIGTPLSPSATKVLLLGSGELGKEVVIELQRLGVEVIAVDRYENAPAMQVAHRSHTVSMLDGPALRRIIETEKPNFIVPEIEAIATDTLVELEAEGYTVIPTARAAKLTMNREGIRRLAAEELGLRTSPYRFAATYEEYMDAIQTVGTPCVVKPIMSSSGKGQSVVKTPANAENSWKYAQEGGRTGKGKVIVEGFVDFDYEITLLTVRHAGGTSFCAPIGHFQKDGDYQQSWQPQPMSDAALAEAKRMAEAVTGALGGRGIFGVEFFIKGDTVYFSEVSPRPHDTGLVTLISQDLSEFALHARAILGLPVPAIRQHGPAASSVIIAEGTSNRVSFGNLEAALSEPDTDLRLFGKPEVSGKRRMGVLVARDESLEKALEKAKKAAKAVTITL, from the coding sequence ATGGCACAAATAGGAACCCCGCTCTCCCCTTCAGCCACCAAGGTTCTTCTGCTCGGCTCCGGCGAATTGGGCAAGGAAGTCGTCATCGAGTTGCAGCGACTTGGCGTGGAAGTCATCGCCGTGGACCGATACGAGAATGCACCGGCCATGCAGGTTGCGCATCGCAGCCACACCGTTTCGATGCTGGACGGCCCTGCTCTGCGCAGGATCATCGAGACTGAAAAACCGAATTTCATCGTCCCCGAAATCGAAGCCATCGCCACCGACACCCTGGTGGAACTTGAAGCCGAAGGGTACACCGTCATCCCTACCGCCCGCGCCGCAAAACTGACCATGAACCGCGAAGGCATCCGGCGCCTGGCCGCCGAGGAACTGGGTCTTCGGACTTCGCCCTACCGCTTTGCCGCGACCTACGAAGAATACATGGACGCCATCCAGACCGTGGGCACCCCTTGCGTGGTCAAACCCATCATGAGCTCCTCCGGCAAAGGGCAATCTGTGGTCAAGACCCCTGCCAATGCCGAGAATTCCTGGAAATATGCCCAGGAAGGCGGCCGCACGGGCAAGGGCAAAGTCATCGTCGAAGGATTTGTCGACTTCGACTACGAGATCACCCTACTTACCGTGCGCCACGCCGGAGGGACATCGTTCTGCGCCCCCATTGGCCACTTCCAGAAAGATGGAGACTACCAGCAATCCTGGCAGCCTCAACCCATGAGTGATGCGGCCTTGGCCGAGGCCAAACGCATGGCCGAGGCAGTGACCGGAGCCCTGGGCGGACGCGGGATTTTCGGCGTGGAATTCTTCATCAAGGGCGACACCGTCTATTTCAGCGAGGTTTCCCCCCGCCCTCACGACACCGGGCTGGTCACGCTTATTTCTCAGGATCTCTCGGAATTCGCCCTGCACGCCCGCGCCATCCTCGGGCTGCCTGTGCCGGCCATCCGTCAACATGGACCCGCCGCCTCCAGTGTCATCATAGCTGAAGGAACTTCAAATCGCGTGTCGTTTGGAAATCTTGAAGCCGCGCTGTCCGAGCCGGACACGGACTTAAGGCTGTTTGGCAAGCCCGAAGTTTCCGGCAAGCGACGCATGGGTGTGCTCGTCGCCCGCGACGAAAGCCTGGAAAAGGCCCTGGAGAAAGCCAAAAAAGCCGCCAAGGCGGTGACGATCACGCTCTGA
- a CDS encoding NF038143 family protein: protein MNIKNADQKKQQILDHESQLARQLALQVLEKPKPPIWMIFVPIFFVFFVQKMNQYKSGLTEFVDNYIKSRRLALEEALEAEETERPVDVTGLVKKVGTIPEQAKPFFTQWMAILVDHYRLLLTSQGNSHSVLVRAGYQNKTNYLLFCNCLNKAENAYSMALLPEMDGDNQDLHHVIKKIDACVTNLRRQDADAIFP from the coding sequence ATGAACATAAAAAACGCAGACCAAAAAAAGCAACAAATTTTGGACCATGAATCGCAACTGGCCCGCCAACTGGCCCTGCAGGTTCTCGAAAAACCCAAACCGCCCATCTGGATGATTTTTGTACCAATATTCTTTGTTTTCTTCGTACAGAAGATGAACCAGTACAAGAGTGGGCTAACAGAATTCGTCGACAACTACATAAAGTCGCGTCGCCTCGCCTTGGAGGAGGCCCTGGAAGCCGAAGAGACCGAACGCCCGGTGGATGTGACGGGACTTGTGAAAAAAGTGGGGACTATTCCGGAGCAGGCAAAGCCTTTTTTCACACAATGGATGGCCATCCTGGTTGACCACTATCGTCTGCTGCTGACCTCACAGGGCAATAGCCATTCTGTGTTGGTTCGCGCCGGCTACCAAAACAAAACGAACTATCTTCTGTTCTGCAATTGCCTGAACAAAGCCGAAAACGCGTACAGCATGGCACTTCTTCCGGAAATGGACGGAGACAACCAGGACCTTCATCATGTCATCAAAAAAATAGATGCCTGCGTCACCAATCTGCGTCGACAGGATGCTGACGCAATCTTCCCTTAA
- a CDS encoding cytochrome c3 family protein yields the protein MKKRYVPITIVCGLLALLALGGQFVPAPSEELPVRLRLDNKGGDVVFTHSRHVQYVEKDGGNCAKCHHESENPGLTPLPCGSCHATEFDAKFSSDHQTTLPEETCTRCHHAELGKLAYSHDDHAEQYASSCTDCHHDTDIEAEPGACNQCHGEKADGETPALRDAVHAKCESCHADMYEQKLEGCNECHELLPGKAGTPQPSCNSCHFDTDATPLPHRMDSFHDQCMTCHEEAGKGPFGEKSCTRCHTR from the coding sequence TTGAAAAAACGTTACGTACCCATCACCATTGTCTGCGGTCTGTTGGCGCTTCTGGCCCTGGGTGGTCAGTTTGTGCCAGCCCCTTCGGAAGAGCTGCCTGTTCGTCTTCGGTTGGACAACAAGGGCGGCGATGTAGTTTTCACCCATTCTCGTCATGTGCAGTACGTTGAGAAAGATGGCGGCAACTGCGCCAAGTGCCATCACGAGAGTGAAAATCCTGGTTTGACTCCGCTGCCGTGCGGCTCATGCCATGCGACGGAATTTGATGCGAAATTCTCCTCGGATCACCAGACCACATTGCCTGAGGAGACCTGTACGCGTTGTCATCATGCCGAACTCGGCAAGCTTGCCTACAGCCATGACGACCATGCGGAGCAGTATGCGTCGAGCTGTACTGATTGCCATCACGACACGGATATCGAGGCCGAACCGGGCGCCTGCAACCAGTGTCATGGCGAAAAAGCCGATGGCGAAACGCCCGCTTTGCGCGATGCCGTGCACGCCAAATGCGAGAGCTGTCATGCCGACATGTACGAGCAGAAATTGGAAGGTTGTAACGAGTGTCATGAATTGCTGCCCGGCAAGGCTGGAACCCCGCAGCCGTCCTGCAATTCGTGTCATTTCGATACTGACGCCACGCCTTTGCCGCATCGCATGGATTCGTTTCACGATCAGTGCATGACGTGTCACGAAGAGGCTGGGAAAGGACCTTTTGGCGAAAAATCGTGTACCCGCTGTCATACCAGGTAA